One region of Limisphaera ngatamarikiensis genomic DNA includes:
- a CDS encoding UbiA-like polyprenyltransferase, giving the protein MKQGPETAPEHEPVAGPARGPLGQIRKWLSFVRFSHTVFALPFALAGMAVAAREHRGWPGWRTFSLILVAMVCARTCAMAFNRIVDRHWDAMNPRTAHRHLPTGQISLAGAWTLWALSGAGLVIASWFLNPLCFVLSPVALFVLCFYSVTKRFTHYTHLFLGIALGLAPVGAWLAVKGGDLTWMDGLRMTVLAAAVVFWVAGFDIIYSIQDYEFDRRHGLHSLPVAWGPRNALLAAFLSHMIMMGLLLLFGLLCRFRVAYLAGWFLILLCVLLEHWIARRRSLNWVQTAFFRLNALISVVFLAITLAEVVFQGGFHLRL; this is encoded by the coding sequence ATGAAGCAGGGTCCGGAGACCGCACCGGAGCACGAACCCGTGGCCGGACCGGCCCGCGGACCGCTGGGGCAAATCCGGAAATGGCTGTCGTTTGTCCGGTTTTCGCACACGGTGTTTGCGTTGCCGTTTGCGCTGGCCGGGATGGCGGTGGCGGCACGGGAGCACCGGGGCTGGCCGGGTTGGCGGACGTTCAGCCTGATTTTGGTGGCCATGGTCTGTGCCCGGACGTGTGCGATGGCGTTTAACCGGATTGTAGACCGGCATTGGGACGCAATGAATCCGCGCACGGCGCACCGGCACCTGCCCACGGGCCAGATCAGCCTGGCCGGTGCGTGGACGTTATGGGCACTGAGCGGGGCGGGCCTGGTGATCGCGAGTTGGTTTTTGAATCCGCTGTGCTTTGTGTTGTCGCCGGTGGCCTTGTTTGTGCTGTGCTTTTATTCGGTCACCAAGCGGTTCACTCATTACACGCATTTGTTTCTGGGGATTGCGTTGGGGTTGGCGCCGGTGGGGGCGTGGCTGGCGGTGAAGGGAGGCGATCTGACGTGGATGGACGGGTTGCGGATGACGGTGCTGGCGGCAGCGGTGGTGTTCTGGGTGGCGGGCTTTGACATCATTTACTCGATTCAGGATTACGAGTTTGACCGGCGCCACGGGCTGCATTCGCTGCCGGTTGCCTGGGGACCGCGCAACGCGCTGTTGGCGGCGTTTCTGAGCCACATGATCATGATGGGGTTGTTGTTGTTGTTCGGCCTGCTGTGCCGGTTTCGGGTGGCGTATCTGGCGGGGTGGTTTCTGATCCTTCTGTGTGTTTTGCTGGAGCACTGGATCGCGCGGCGGCGGAGCTTGAACTGGGTTCAGACGGCCTTTTTCCGGTTGAACGCGCTGATCAGCGTGGTGTTCCTGGCGATCACGCTGGCGGAGGTGGTGTTTCAGGGCGGCTTCCATCTCCGGCTGTGA
- a CDS encoding UbiX family flavin prenyltransferase, which yields MRFLIAITGASGALYAQRLLDNLDPQQHEVHVVLSRYAPQVIEAELPGGLRLAPGVRVHNARSMNVPFASGSNPPDAMVVIPCTMGTLGRIAHGYSEDLLLRAADVVLKERRKLILVPRETPLNLVHVRNFELLLQAGAVILPANPSFYTCPRTVEAVVDTVVARVLDHLGVPHQLVPRWAEELE from the coding sequence ATGAGGTTCCTGATTGCCATCACGGGCGCCAGCGGTGCCCTGTACGCCCAGCGGTTGCTGGACAACCTGGATCCGCAACAGCACGAGGTGCATGTGGTGTTGAGCCGGTATGCGCCGCAGGTGATTGAGGCGGAGTTGCCCGGGGGGCTGCGGCTGGCGCCGGGCGTGCGGGTGCACAATGCCCGGAGCATGAACGTTCCGTTTGCCAGCGGGAGCAATCCGCCGGATGCCATGGTCGTCATTCCCTGCACGATGGGCACGCTGGGGCGGATTGCCCACGGGTACAGTGAAGACCTGCTGTTGCGGGCGGCGGACGTGGTGTTGAAGGAGCGGCGCAAACTGATTCTGGTGCCGCGGGAAACGCCGCTGAACCTGGTGCACGTGCGGAACTTTGAACTGTTGTTGCAGGCGGGTGCGGTGATCCTGCCGGCGAACCCTTCGTTTTACACCTGTCCCCGGACGGTCGAGGCGGTGGTGGACACGGTGGTGGCGCGGGTTCTGGATCACCTGGGAGTGCCGCACCAGTTGGTGCCGCGCTGGGCGGAGGAGCTGGAATGA
- the smpB gene encoding SsrA-binding protein SmpB: MEPIVTNPKARHDYHILETVEAGIVLRGTEVKSLREKRASLREAWAEVRNGEVWLRNARIEEYKPGGWTNHPPQGDRKLLLHRHQIHRLQSLTAAKGTTLVPLSMYWKNGRVKVELAVARGKSQVDRREEIKRREADLELRRAMARRDRRPPT; encoded by the coding sequence ATGGAGCCGATTGTGACCAACCCGAAGGCGCGGCATGACTACCACATCCTGGAAACGGTGGAGGCCGGGATTGTGTTGCGGGGCACGGAGGTCAAGTCGTTGCGCGAGAAGCGGGCGAGTTTGCGGGAGGCCTGGGCGGAGGTCCGGAATGGCGAGGTGTGGTTGCGGAATGCGCGGATTGAGGAGTACAAACCGGGGGGGTGGACGAATCACCCGCCCCAGGGGGATCGGAAGCTGCTGTTGCACAGGCACCAGATCCATCGTTTGCAGAGTTTGACCGCTGCCAAGGGAACCACCCTGGTGCCGCTTTCGATGTACTGGAAGAACGGTCGGGTGAAGGTGGAACTGGCCGTGGCCCGGGGGAAATCGCAGGTGGACCGCCGGGAGGAGATCAAACGGCGCGAGGCCGATCTGGAACTGCGCCGGGCGATGGCGCGCCGGGATCGTCGGCCCCCAACATGA
- a CDS encoding DNA-directed RNA polymerase subunit omega — MNAELCKRALEKVGDPNILVNIVSRRVRQLLAGSGSVSRPQVANAENMDVTDIALLEIAEGKLVWEFPDSEEPSAPAEKPRRRIRRA; from the coding sequence ATGAACGCGGAACTTTGCAAGCGAGCGCTGGAGAAGGTTGGGGACCCGAACATTTTGGTGAACATCGTGTCCCGCCGGGTCCGGCAGTTGCTGGCCGGCTCGGGCAGTGTGAGTCGGCCGCAGGTCGCGAATGCCGAGAACATGGACGTGACCGACATCGCGTTGCTCGAGATCGCCGAGGGGAAACTGGTTTGGGAGTTTCCGGATTCGGAGGAGCCGTCGGCTCCCGCCGAGAAACCCCGTCGGCGCATCCGGCGGGCCTGA
- a CDS encoding glycoside hydrolase family 10 protein has translation MAMRWQQWVWAGLAAGAVWSAGGAAVPVEPPAPPREFRAAWIATVRNLHWPSRPGLSSAQQQQELLQLLDAAARLGLNAVILQVRPAGDAFYASDKEPWSYYLTGEMGRPPEPYYDPLEFAIREAHARGLELHAWFNPFRVLVRAPTNPPVSSRHISRVRPEWVRSYGPYLWLDPGEPGVTDYVIETVLDVVRRYDVDGVHFDDYFYPYPEKDSAGRPLPFPDERSWAQRDAADGPDRDTWRRQNVDRFVERLYRAVKEARPTVKVGISPFGIWRPDHPRGVRGLDAYAVLYADARKWLQQGWLDYCAPQLYWPTTAREQPFVPLLEWWEGQNTRHRHLWPGLNTARGSDWGAEEILKQIQSVRRTTGHAAGHIHWHLPGLLRQTNLVQALLRGPYARAALVPEASWLPGRPPDQPRLEVGTESGSRRVHLHWNAGTNATVRFWYLQVLQANGWTSRRLDGNTRSAVWDDARAVALVAVGPDGRTSPAAVWRRPADRTRSPSAGSAGRKEAGR, from the coding sequence ATGGCGATGCGGTGGCAGCAATGGGTGTGGGCCGGCTTGGCGGCAGGTGCGGTTTGGTCGGCGGGGGGCGCGGCCGTGCCCGTCGAACCACCCGCACCGCCGCGGGAATTCCGCGCCGCGTGGATCGCCACGGTCCGCAACCTGCATTGGCCCTCACGGCCGGGCCTTTCATCGGCCCAACAACAACAGGAACTTCTTCAACTCCTGGATGCCGCGGCCCGTCTGGGATTGAACGCCGTGATCCTCCAGGTCCGCCCCGCCGGCGACGCATTCTATGCCTCGGACAAGGAACCGTGGTCGTACTATCTCACGGGCGAGATGGGTCGACCCCCGGAGCCCTATTACGATCCCTTGGAGTTTGCCATTCGGGAGGCACACGCCCGCGGCCTGGAGCTGCACGCGTGGTTCAATCCTTTCCGCGTGCTGGTGCGGGCACCAACCAATCCTCCCGTGTCGTCCCGGCACATCAGTCGCGTGCGACCGGAGTGGGTCCGTTCCTACGGTCCCTATTTGTGGTTGGACCCGGGTGAACCCGGCGTGACCGACTACGTGATTGAGACGGTGTTGGACGTGGTCCGGCGTTACGACGTGGATGGCGTCCATTTTGACGATTACTTCTATCCCTACCCCGAGAAAGACAGCGCCGGTCGGCCGCTTCCGTTCCCGGATGAACGTTCCTGGGCGCAACGCGACGCAGCGGACGGACCGGACCGGGACACCTGGCGTCGTCAGAACGTGGACCGGTTCGTGGAGCGGCTGTACCGGGCGGTCAAAGAGGCTCGGCCCACCGTCAAGGTTGGGATCAGCCCGTTCGGGATCTGGCGTCCGGATCATCCGCGCGGCGTGCGTGGCCTGGACGCCTACGCGGTACTGTACGCCGATGCCCGGAAATGGCTGCAACAGGGATGGTTGGATTACTGCGCGCCGCAACTCTACTGGCCCACCACCGCCAGGGAGCAACCGTTCGTGCCGCTGCTGGAGTGGTGGGAAGGCCAGAACACGCGGCACCGACATCTCTGGCCGGGACTGAACACGGCCCGCGGCTCCGATTGGGGCGCGGAAGAGATCCTCAAACAAATCCAGTCGGTTCGCAGAACGACCGGCCACGCCGCCGGCCATATCCACTGGCACCTGCCGGGCCTGCTGCGCCAAACCAACCTCGTCCAGGCACTGCTCCGCGGGCCCTATGCCCGGGCGGCCCTGGTTCCGGAGGCGTCATGGCTGCCGGGCCGGCCGCCGGACCAACCCCGGCTTGAAGTGGGCACCGAGTCCGGCTCGCGCCGGGTGCACCTGCATTGGAACGCCGGCACCAACGCAACGGTCCGGTTCTGGTACCTCCAAGTGTTGCAGGCGAACGGATGGACAAGCCGTCGGTTGGACGGGAACACGCGCTCGGCGGTGTGGGATGACGCACGTGCGGTCGCCCTTGTAGCCGTGGGACCGGACGGCCGGACCAGCCCCGCCGCCGTTTGGCGCCGGCCGGCGGACCGTACCAGAAGTCCCTCCGCCGGCAGTGCAGGCCGGAAAGAGGCCGGGCGTTAG
- a CDS encoding FG-GAP repeat domain-containing protein has protein sequence MRPQVTAIRVGLLQLIVGLNLSAAMFRAETVDDNLRIGYGVTVADVDGDGRLDLVVADQHLILWYRNPTWTRHEMAERLTERDHVCVAALDLDGDGRAEVMAGAGWAPWDTTTPGALFVLRAGTDRRSAWTPVPLPAEPTLHRIRWARDDAGRWSLVTLPLHGRANDPATGTGPGVRVHRYTPGAGTESGWSQTLLFEGLNKTHNFDVVAWDDDPPDELVIASRQGLFLWDPNPGGPARLRLLATNELGGMGEVRVGRGRDGHRFLAAVEPMHGHRLAIYRPERGPGDRTVLSTNLVEGHAVVTGDFLGLGHDQVVVGWRGRGGQASSVGVQMFLPRDESGESWEARIIDDTMACEDLAVADLDDDGDLDLVASGRATRNLKIYWNQRR, from the coding sequence ATGCGTCCTCAGGTAACCGCTATCCGGGTCGGTTTGCTCCAGCTCATCGTCGGTCTGAACCTTTCCGCGGCGATGTTCCGGGCTGAGACCGTGGACGACAACCTCCGCATCGGCTATGGCGTGACGGTGGCCGATGTGGATGGCGACGGTCGGCTCGACCTCGTTGTGGCCGACCAGCACCTCATCCTCTGGTATCGGAATCCGACATGGACCCGCCATGAGATGGCGGAGCGGTTGACGGAACGGGATCATGTCTGTGTGGCGGCGCTCGACCTCGACGGGGACGGCCGGGCGGAGGTGATGGCAGGAGCCGGCTGGGCACCGTGGGACACCACCACGCCGGGGGCACTGTTCGTTCTTCGGGCGGGCACGGATCGGCGGTCGGCTTGGACCCCCGTGCCCCTTCCGGCCGAGCCGACGCTGCATCGGATTCGTTGGGCCCGGGACGATGCAGGCCGATGGTCCCTGGTAACACTCCCGTTGCACGGGCGGGCGAACGATCCTGCAACCGGCACGGGCCCCGGTGTGCGCGTGCACCGTTACACCCCAGGAGCAGGCACGGAATCAGGATGGTCGCAAACCCTCCTGTTTGAGGGCCTCAACAAGACCCACAATTTCGATGTTGTTGCCTGGGACGATGACCCTCCGGACGAACTGGTAATTGCCTCGCGACAGGGCCTGTTCTTATGGGATCCGAACCCCGGGGGACCGGCCCGACTCAGGCTCCTGGCCACCAATGAACTGGGCGGCATGGGCGAGGTGCGCGTGGGGCGGGGCAGGGACGGACACAGGTTTCTGGCTGCCGTGGAGCCGATGCACGGCCATCGGCTGGCAATTTACCGGCCGGAGCGTGGACCGGGTGACCGCACGGTGCTGTCCACCAACCTGGTCGAGGGTCACGCCGTGGTGACCGGCGATTTCCTTGGACTGGGACACGACCAGGTGGTGGTAGGGTGGCGGGGCCGGGGCGGACAGGCATCGTCTGTGGGTGTTCAAATGTTCTTGCCGCGCGATGAGTCGGGGGAATCGTGGGAGGCCCGGATCATTGACGACACGATGGCTTGCGAAGACCTTGCCGTGGCCGATCTGGACGACGACGGAGACCTCGACCTGGTCGCTTCGGGCCGTGCGACCCGAAATTTGAAGATCTACTGGAACCAGCGTCGCTGA
- a CDS encoding YjjG family noncanonical pyrimidine nucleotidase gives MNAAVHPAPAYRWLCFDADGVLLDYDRAEHRALAEALGALGREPTPELRALYREVNRELWQAWEQGRISVEHLKTLRFERFLQRAGISAPAALFADRYLEALARGYDLWPGCREVLSLLRQRHRLAVVTNGLSRVQRPRLEGAGLLSLFDVVIISEEIGAAKPARAFFEIAREQMGRPEPETILIVGDSWEADIAGAVASGWDACWFNPDGRPTPPAPTVQRVVRSWAELRQWLVDGDQIG, from the coding sequence GTGAACGCGGCAGTCCATCCTGCACCGGCCTACCGGTGGCTCTGTTTTGACGCGGACGGGGTCCTGCTGGATTACGATCGGGCAGAACATCGCGCGCTGGCCGAGGCGCTGGGTGCATTGGGGCGTGAACCCACGCCGGAGCTGCGCGCCCTTTACCGTGAGGTCAACCGTGAACTCTGGCAGGCTTGGGAACAGGGCCGGATCAGCGTCGAACACCTCAAGACCCTCAGGTTTGAACGTTTTCTCCAGCGGGCCGGCATCTCTGCCCCGGCGGCCTTGTTTGCCGACCGGTACCTCGAAGCTCTGGCGCGCGGATATGATCTCTGGCCCGGCTGTCGCGAGGTGTTGAGTCTGTTGCGCCAGCGCCACCGTTTGGCCGTGGTGACCAACGGATTGAGCCGTGTCCAGCGCCCGCGTCTAGAGGGCGCAGGGCTCCTGTCGCTCTTCGACGTCGTGATCATTTCCGAGGAAATCGGCGCGGCCAAGCCTGCCAGGGCATTCTTCGAAATCGCCCGGGAACAGATGGGTCGGCCGGAACCGGAGACCATCCTGATTGTGGGCGACAGTTGGGAGGCGGACATCGCCGGTGCGGTGGCCTCGGGTTGGGATGCGTGCTGGTTCAATCCGGACGGCCGGCCCACGCCCCCCGCCCCGACCGTGCAACGGGTTGTGCGGTCATGGGCCGAACTGCGTCAGTGGTTGGTTGACGGTGACCAGATTGGCTGA